The following are encoded in a window of Solidesulfovibrio magneticus RS-1 genomic DNA:
- the csy2 gene encoding type I-F CRISPR-associated protein Csy2, giving the protein MTELPKYDGVLVLPRMMIQNVNCISSSFTWGFPSVTALMGFMWAMQRNCRDKEIMFEDVLFKGVGVVCHDLSPQVHKNNFIHTFNLTRNPLDHQGKTAPIVEEGRAHLNISLLLAYEGEAHDFPNKYRDAMLRIVRDALVAMRVAGGTILPPRYKSQEPRFIGLAEAENLRTQFVVERRRFLPGFALVSRDDLLAEHLLYLRGQDPDSSLLDAWLDLSRWNSRAEKQEEVVGDTGLAAGRVEWKREKREGWIVPIPVGYASISELYQAGEVLNARDASTPFRFVESVYSMGQWIGPHRLQEVGELLWFAHVDDQKGLYRCYNIYGDLRGAEKECE; this is encoded by the coding sequence ATGACTGAGCTGCCGAAGTATGATGGCGTCCTGGTGTTGCCCCGAATGATGATACAAAACGTAAACTGTATTTCTTCATCCTTCACTTGGGGATTCCCATCCGTTACAGCATTAATGGGTTTCATGTGGGCCATGCAGCGCAACTGCCGTGATAAGGAGATAATGTTTGAGGATGTTCTGTTTAAAGGGGTCGGCGTTGTTTGTCATGATCTTTCCCCTCAAGTACATAAAAACAATTTTATTCATACATTTAATCTTACCCGCAATCCTCTTGACCACCAAGGTAAGACAGCACCCATCGTGGAGGAAGGACGTGCACACCTAAATATTTCCCTGCTGTTGGCCTACGAAGGTGAGGCACACGACTTTCCTAACAAATACCGAGATGCGATGTTGCGAATTGTGCGGGATGCATTAGTCGCAATGCGCGTGGCTGGGGGGACCATTCTGCCGCCAAGATACAAAAGCCAGGAACCTCGTTTCATTGGCCTAGCCGAAGCAGAGAATCTTCGGACGCAGTTCGTCGTTGAACGCCGCCGGTTCCTTCCGGGATTTGCTCTCGTATCCCGCGACGACCTACTCGCCGAGCATTTGTTGTATCTACGCGGGCAAGATCCTGATTCGTCGCTGCTTGACGCGTGGCTGGACCTATCCCGCTGGAATTCTCGCGCTGAAAAACAGGAAGAAGTGGTAGGAGATACAGGACTTGCTGCGGGGCGCGTCGAGTGGAAGCGGGAGAAGCGCGAAGGCTGGATTGTTCCTATTCCGGTTGGATATGCTTCTATTTCCGAACTGTATCAGGCTGGCGAGGTGCTCAATGCCCGTGATGCATCTACGCCATTTCGTTTTGTAGAGAGCGTTTATTCTATGGGCCAGTGGATCGGCCCACACCGATTACAGGAAGTGGGAGAACTGTTGTGGTTTGCCCACGTGGATGATCAAAAAGGTTTATACCGCTGCTACAACATATATGGCGATCTGCGAGGCGCAGAAAAGGAGTGTGAGTAA
- a CDS encoding vWA domain-containing protein: protein MNTPNVLLTPRRPALVAGFDNTLDVLVRIQAPNTPEGETKERTRLNLALAIDRSGSMAGRPLEEAKRCASFVVDKLKNTDRVSLIAYDSSIETRVPSVKVEDKAIFHRAIEGIDDGGCTNLHGGWLKGAEQISPYIDPSTISRIILLSDGQANEGLTDEAEIFKQCRELADAGVTTSTYGLGSNFNETLMIGMAKNGQGNSYYGRTADDLMDPFQEELSLLEALFAKQVRASISASAGILFEILNKYSTDRQGKIQLPDLAYEGEAWMLVRCFIPRTQTGEGDGTDLIDLFSVEFTYQDLNGESFNIPPIKLALPSLPAKAWESVTEDSLTVRRANELEAADIQEKAQQAAKRGDWPEVKRLLKNAKNRAKDDKWLTEVCINLEKLADSEDEASIVKETSYQMKFMRTRLASLDETKDNGLEIARPMYLRKKREQGKKA, encoded by the coding sequence ATGAACACGCCTAATGTTCTATTGACACCGAGACGTCCTGCTCTTGTTGCTGGATTTGACAACACTTTGGATGTCCTTGTCCGCATTCAAGCTCCGAATACGCCCGAAGGAGAAACGAAAGAAAGAACTCGTCTGAACTTAGCTCTGGCCATAGACCGATCTGGCTCTATGGCTGGGCGTCCTTTAGAAGAAGCAAAGCGTTGTGCATCGTTTGTTGTTGACAAGCTAAAAAACACTGATCGCGTCAGTCTTATAGCATACGACAGTTCTATAGAAACCCGTGTGCCGTCGGTCAAAGTCGAAGACAAAGCCATATTCCACAGGGCGATCGAAGGAATTGATGACGGTGGTTGCACAAACCTCCACGGCGGCTGGCTCAAGGGCGCTGAGCAAATATCACCATACATCGATCCATCTACCATTTCGCGCATCATATTGCTTTCAGATGGTCAGGCCAACGAAGGCCTGACAGATGAAGCAGAGATTTTTAAACAATGCAGAGAACTAGCAGATGCCGGAGTCACAACATCGACTTATGGTCTAGGGAGCAACTTCAACGAAACGCTTATGATCGGGATGGCGAAGAATGGCCAAGGAAACTCCTATTACGGCCGGACAGCAGACGACTTAATGGATCCATTCCAAGAAGAACTTTCACTCCTCGAAGCTCTCTTTGCCAAGCAAGTTCGCGCTTCAATTTCGGCTAGCGCTGGAATTTTGTTCGAAATTCTCAACAAGTACTCAACAGATAGACAAGGAAAAATCCAACTGCCAGACTTAGCCTATGAAGGCGAAGCGTGGATGCTTGTTCGGTGCTTTATTCCAAGAACCCAAACAGGTGAAGGCGACGGCACTGACTTGATAGATCTCTTCTCCGTTGAGTTCACTTATCAGGATCTCAATGGCGAATCTTTTAACATTCCTCCGATCAAGTTGGCCTTACCTTCACTCCCTGCGAAAGCTTGGGAATCCGTCACAGAAGACTCTTTGACCGTGCGCCGGGCCAATGAGCTAGAAGCAGCTGATATTCAAGAAAAAGCGCAGCAGGCGGCCAAACGCGGAGACTGGCCAGAAGTCAAAAGACTTCTCAAAAATGCCAAAAACCGCGCCAAGGATGACAAGTGGCTTACAGAAGTATGCATCAACCTTGAAAAATTGGCAGACAGTGAAGACGAAGCGTCCATTGTCAAAGAAACAAGCTACCAAATGAAGTTTATGCGGACGAGACTTGCAAGTCTAGATGAGACCAAAGACAATGGGCTGGAAATTGCCCGGCCAATGTACTTGCGGAAAAAGAGAGAGCAAGGCAAGAAGGCATAA
- the csy3 gene encoding type I-F CRISPR-associated protein Csy3, producing MATLKTASVLAFERKMDPSDGLFFAGNWNDRSQCNRWKPVEVREKSVRGTISNRLKAGEQDPAKLDAQIEKPNLQTVDVATLSPATDTLMVRFTLRVLGGVGVPSACNNADYHQKLQSTVAGYVKSNGLGILARRYACNLANGRFLWRNRIGAEAVEVVVCHLVNGETQSTWTFDSLALSLRSFASDTPVGDGLDTLAAVIESGLSGTGHVLLEVTAFTRMGAGQEVFPSQELILDRGRGDKSRTLYTVNAVAGMHSQKIGNAIRTIDDWHPEAEIIGPIAVEPYGSVTTMGKACRQPQQKQDFYNLLDAWVIKDKVPTLEDQHYVMAVLIRGGVFGEKDA from the coding sequence ATGGCCACATTGAAAACCGCGTCTGTTCTGGCTTTTGAGCGAAAGATGGACCCTTCGGATGGGTTGTTTTTTGCCGGAAATTGGAATGATCGCTCACAGTGCAATAGATGGAAGCCTGTTGAAGTGCGGGAAAAATCCGTGCGTGGCACAATATCGAACCGACTCAAGGCTGGGGAACAGGATCCGGCGAAGTTGGATGCACAGATTGAAAAGCCTAACCTACAAACGGTGGATGTGGCGACCCTGTCCCCAGCCACTGATACGCTCATGGTCCGCTTCACTCTCCGCGTGCTTGGCGGCGTTGGCGTGCCTTCTGCATGTAACAACGCAGATTACCATCAGAAATTGCAGAGCACAGTGGCCGGATATGTGAAATCCAACGGCTTAGGCATCCTGGCTAGACGATATGCATGTAACTTGGCTAATGGTCGTTTTCTGTGGCGGAACCGAATCGGCGCGGAGGCTGTTGAAGTAGTTGTCTGCCACTTGGTTAACGGCGAGACACAGAGCACCTGGACCTTTGACAGCCTTGCGTTATCACTTCGTTCATTTGCCTCCGACACGCCAGTAGGCGACGGGCTGGATACCTTGGCTGCTGTTATAGAGTCCGGCCTCTCCGGCACGGGGCATGTGTTGTTGGAAGTGACGGCCTTCACCCGCATGGGCGCGGGGCAGGAGGTATTTCCCTCTCAGGAATTGATCCTGGACCGTGGGCGTGGGGACAAGAGCCGGACTTTGTATACCGTCAATGCGGTTGCCGGTATGCATTCTCAGAAGATCGGCAATGCCATTCGTACCATTGACGACTGGCACCCTGAGGCCGAAATAATCGGACCCATCGCTGTGGAGCCTTACGGTTCCGTTACCACTATGGGGAAAGCCTGCCGGCAACCCCAGCAGAAACAGGACTTCTACAACCTGCTTGACGCGTGGGTCATAAAGGACAAAGTACCTACCCTGGAAGATCAGCATTATGTCATGGCTGTGCTCATTCGCGGCGGTGTGTTCGGAGAAAAGGATGCCTAG
- a CDS encoding thermonuclease family protein, which produces MYRFVMLAVLMFFPCWCWAFTGKVVNVADGDTITILTPEKSQVKVRLYGIDTPEKGQAFGSKAADFTKERAALQEVNVQEIDRDRYGRTVGIVKLPSGAILNEEILRAGFAWVYPQYCKQSFCSQWAEVERQAQVSKIGLWADPKPTPPWEWRHGAAGKATDAPTNVSPKAATFRGNTQSRVFHSPECKHYNCKNCTEDFRSREEAVSAGYKPCQMCKP; this is translated from the coding sequence ATGTATCGATTCGTCATGCTTGCCGTTCTCATGTTTTTCCCGTGCTGGTGCTGGGCGTTTACGGGGAAGGTCGTCAATGTAGCCGATGGAGATACGATAACCATCCTGACTCCGGAGAAATCCCAAGTAAAAGTGCGCCTCTACGGTATCGATACACCCGAGAAGGGCCAAGCCTTTGGCTCTAAGGCAGCAGATTTCACCAAGGAGAGAGCTGCGCTTCAAGAAGTGAACGTCCAGGAGATTGACAGGGATCGTTATGGGCGCACTGTCGGTATAGTGAAGCTTCCGAGTGGCGCGATTCTGAACGAGGAGATTCTTCGCGCAGGGTTTGCCTGGGTCTACCCGCAATACTGTAAACAGAGTTTTTGCTCACAATGGGCCGAAGTCGAACGTCAAGCCCAGGTCTCAAAGATCGGACTCTGGGCTGATCCAAAACCAACCCCACCTTGGGAATGGAGGCATGGGGCAGCAGGAAAGGCGACGGATGCGCCCACCAACGTCAGCCCAAAAGCTGCGACATTTCGTGGAAATACGCAGAGCAGGGTGTTTCATTCCCCGGAGTGTAAGCATTATAACTGCAAAAACTGCACAGAAGACTTTCGGTCTCGTGAAGAAGCTGTAAGTGCTGGATATAAGCCGTGTCAAATGTGCAAGCCATAG
- a CDS encoding diguanylate cyclase: protein MPTKSTTAPSNGRLSSNSSLLSALKKSSVFNPTNWSLRLRFLTVPAVLLGLGCLTLAFIFQRYQDMVVVESVDSRLSVFQHWIQDKITNEFDVLLSEVSPLAAMPEVIESMRQHDRDHLVHYILPYTERLRATTGRESLYFHFHLPPAVSFLRTWDVDATGSDLTDIRPIVVKANKYRSPFRGIEVGPGGAAMRAIIPLNDGSGEHIGTVEAATSLENLLETTALPPYFGAMLLLDKRFESVLGQNRIRGVHGKWIVGRGFSLPQENRVLEALDNSGAPERLGNAFYRFLPLEDFEGRAIGGILLAYDSMALFKSTVSESLVFGLIFLLGAMVLWFHIYWNVARVKLFLTHLGRVLGDTVSGDFTGRLDTTPVHCLDILHCTKTDCPVYHDPMRICYLETGSEALSSAGRNTCIFLSRYKHCRLCPVYARRRGDELVEMRHTVNTLVRLWGGFTGRVNQVVSGVLQTSEASQGPSSLGQVSASLEYMAGLTAFSHDIQGVYNRWEVYNILGDACQRSLGLGQFAILEFAADGLAANVAANCFAATDALCSEMFASPELCRAKRLGKPVFSEPTPALCPFFHVDPTTHVRCCLPMVMGGAVGGVMTFVVEAAAFASKRLALSIVQKYLTECAPVLTSLNLLEITREQSLRDPLTGLHNRRFLDSYMHQYEEISRRTEKRVGFLMVDVDYFKQVNDKYGHLAGDAVLKELSGLLRQTVRAADLAVRFGGEEFLILLHEVRPDFTSVVAEKIRQTVETHAFPLPDGSTIHKTVSVGFAEYPTDAASFYKAIKFADVALYKAKESGRNKVLCFEQSMWRDQEY, encoded by the coding sequence ATGCCGACCAAAAGTACCACTGCCCCCTCCAACGGTCGACTCTCATCGAACTCCAGCCTTCTCAGTGCTCTCAAGAAATCAAGCGTATTCAACCCAACCAACTGGAGCCTCAGGCTTCGATTTCTGACTGTACCCGCTGTTCTTCTGGGACTCGGTTGTCTAACTCTGGCTTTTATCTTCCAGCGGTATCAGGATATGGTGGTCGTTGAATCCGTTGACAGTCGCCTGTCAGTGTTCCAACACTGGATTCAAGACAAGATCACAAACGAATTCGACGTACTCTTGTCCGAAGTCTCGCCGCTCGCTGCCATGCCGGAAGTGATCGAGAGCATGCGCCAACACGACAGGGACCACCTGGTCCACTACATCCTGCCTTACACCGAACGCCTGCGCGCCACCACTGGGCGTGAATCACTCTATTTCCATTTTCATCTGCCGCCGGCGGTCTCGTTTCTGCGCACCTGGGACGTGGACGCCACCGGATCCGATCTTACGGACATACGGCCCATCGTGGTCAAAGCCAACAAGTACCGATCACCATTTCGGGGCATCGAAGTCGGCCCCGGCGGCGCGGCCATGCGGGCCATCATCCCCTTAAACGATGGGTCAGGCGAGCACATCGGCACAGTAGAAGCGGCCACCTCCCTTGAAAACCTGCTGGAGACCACGGCCCTGCCGCCTTATTTCGGAGCGATGCTTCTGCTCGACAAACGCTTTGAATCCGTGCTCGGCCAAAACCGCATCCGGGGCGTTCACGGCAAATGGATCGTCGGGCGCGGTTTCAGCCTCCCCCAGGAAAACCGTGTCCTTGAAGCACTGGACAATTCAGGAGCACCCGAACGGCTAGGCAACGCTTTTTATCGCTTCCTGCCACTGGAAGACTTCGAAGGCCGCGCCATCGGCGGCATCCTGCTCGCCTACGACTCCATGGCGTTGTTCAAATCAACGGTCAGCGAGTCCCTGGTCTTCGGCCTAATCTTCCTGCTCGGGGCCATGGTGCTGTGGTTTCACATTTATTGGAACGTGGCCCGGGTGAAGTTGTTTCTCACGCATCTTGGGCGCGTTCTCGGCGACACTGTCTCTGGAGACTTTACCGGACGATTAGACACTACGCCGGTCCATTGCCTGGACATCCTACACTGCACCAAGACAGACTGTCCGGTCTATCACGACCCCATGCGTATCTGTTATCTGGAAACAGGGTCCGAGGCTCTTTCGAGTGCCGGCCGCAATACCTGCATCTTTTTAAGCCGCTATAAGCACTGCCGACTCTGTCCGGTCTATGCCCGACGGCGCGGCGATGAACTGGTAGAGATGCGTCACACTGTCAACACCCTCGTGCGTCTCTGGGGCGGGTTCACGGGCCGGGTGAATCAGGTGGTCTCCGGGGTGCTGCAAACTTCGGAAGCCTCGCAAGGCCCGTCGTCACTAGGCCAGGTGAGCGCCTCCCTAGAGTACATGGCAGGCCTGACCGCTTTTAGCCACGACATCCAGGGCGTTTATAACCGATGGGAAGTTTACAATATCTTAGGCGATGCCTGCCAACGCAGCCTGGGACTGGGGCAGTTCGCCATCCTGGAGTTCGCCGCCGACGGGCTTGCGGCCAACGTCGCTGCCAACTGCTTCGCCGCCACCGACGCGCTGTGTTCGGAGATGTTCGCCAGCCCTGAACTGTGCCGGGCCAAGCGCCTGGGCAAACCGGTCTTTTCCGAACCAACCCCGGCTCTATGCCCCTTTTTCCATGTCGATCCAACTACCCATGTCCGATGCTGTCTGCCCATGGTAATGGGCGGGGCTGTGGGCGGCGTAATGACCTTTGTGGTCGAGGCCGCAGCCTTTGCGAGCAAGCGGTTGGCGTTGTCCATCGTGCAGAAATACTTGACTGAATGTGCCCCGGTTCTGACTTCGCTCAATCTGTTGGAAATAACCCGGGAACAATCCTTGCGCGATCCCCTGACCGGCCTGCACAATCGCCGTTTTCTCGACAGCTACATGCACCAGTACGAAGAAATCTCGCGGCGCACGGAAAAACGCGTTGGTTTCCTCATGGTGGATGTGGATTATTTCAAGCAGGTCAATGATAAATACGGACACCTGGCTGGAGACGCGGTCCTTAAGGAACTATCCGGTCTGCTGCGCCAGACGGTGCGGGCCGCCGATCTGGCGGTGCGCTTTGGCGGCGAGGAATTTCTCATTCTACTCCACGAAGTGCGCCCGGATTTCACCTCCGTGGTGGCGGAAAAGATCCGCCAGACCGTCGAAACCCACGCCTTCCCCCTGCCCGATGGCTCGACCATCCACAAAACCGTCAGCGTCGGTTTCGCCGAATACCCGACAGACGCCGCCTCCTTTTACAAGGCCATAAAATTTGCCGACGTGGCCCTGTACAAAGCCAAAGAAAGCGGGCGCAACAAAGTTCTATGCTTTGAACAAAGCATGTGGCGCGACCAGGAATATTAG
- a CDS encoding PAS domain S-box protein, with protein MAHHSLAELVDMTQVMAMAEAYHKVSGVPFGLVDAKDGTVLGGTGWQDICSKFHRIHPETMKKCQESNLQISAGIELTGKSHACRCANGLWDIGIPVMVRGEQVATLFLGQFFYVGENPDIEFFREQASKYGFEENAYLEALARVPVCEKAWVDDMLAYNQAFADFIGNLAESHLIQFEEETRRVEAERELQRRANMLQGIIDAIPSPIFAKDEDLRYTTCNTALEKLLGAKPASLLGKSVFDIYPRAQAEVYDRMDRELLQQGGVQEYEGHMANAEGSLRNILFHKAKCHDFLNDACGLVGVMTDITERKLTEDALKMSEERYRLIIDTANEGIWSMDADYHTAFVNSAMAKMLGYSVEEMLGKRVDDFFFDEDMVFHAQRMKVRQSGGDEVYERRFKRKDGSQLWTLVSAKALKDSGGSFAGSFAMFTDITDRKRAENIIQARLRLMQLAASCSLEELLIATVDEAEVLTNSKVGFYHYLDEDQKTLLLQAWSTRTIREMCQAEGIGLHYDVAKAGVWVDCILSRQAVIHNDYEALTHKKGMPEGHPPVIRELVVPVFRQNQIVAILGVGNKPIDYDNADIEAITLLADLAWDIAEHKKAEESLRSSEERLRIISDNTYDWEYWRAPDGSYLWVSPSCKTVSGYSPEDFTGDAATLIRNIVHPDDHDIWAEHVKVVDSYNPDHQELDFRIVKPTGEVVWIGHTCKPIFSDDGLFLGRRGCNRDTTERKRSEEAIRESEERYRLLFDQSPIGIVNFDNVGTIFDLNSKFAEIIGAPKDKLIGLNMPKDLTDLKLIEAVNTALAGTLGIFEGNYTSVTGRKTTPVRCMFKGIFAQDGNCLGGLAIVEDITERKQAEEVLRERELFLLETQRIARVGGWKANIETNFLFWTDEVNRIIEMPTGYKPSLSEGLSFYAPEFLPEIREMLKKVLNEGSSAELECEVITGRGTRKWTHLRAVGRIVEKGQSLVLGTFQDIDERKKVELELNNARLKAEAASKAKSEFLANMSHEIRTPLNGVLGMLQLLESTSKDAEQDEYIEAAKKSSTRLTRLLADILDLSKIEAGKMILEEADFSFVDLKESTLGLFELAVKEKGLKLDFVIDELLPARLVGDQIRLQQILFNLVGNAIKFTETGDVRVEACHLPCSNDDIQRVLFIVSDTGIGIAQGMIAQVFEPFTQAEGSYTRRFQGAGLGLSIVRKLVTQMGGSLAIDSTEGTGTTFYLSLPLKHSAPSDMNRTISRRLDNQKVHDMHRVLLVEDDEISLHTVKRMLEKSGYAVSTAQDGQIAIGCLSDPDFDLILMDVQMPVLDGVEATKLIRASGASYADIPIIAMTAYAMTGDKEKFLAAGMNDYISKPVDMAALKEVIERVMEKAAATN; from the coding sequence ATGGCCCATCACTCACTTGCGGAACTTGTTGACATGACTCAGGTCATGGCAATGGCAGAGGCCTACCACAAGGTCTCAGGAGTTCCTTTTGGACTGGTTGACGCTAAAGATGGCACTGTCCTTGGGGGGACGGGTTGGCAAGACATTTGCTCCAAATTTCATCGGATTCACCCTGAGACGATGAAAAAGTGTCAGGAAAGCAACCTTCAAATCTCTGCTGGCATCGAACTGACCGGAAAAAGCCATGCCTGCCGCTGCGCAAATGGTCTGTGGGACATCGGAATCCCCGTGATGGTCAGGGGAGAACAGGTCGCCACCCTATTTCTGGGCCAGTTTTTCTACGTTGGCGAGAACCCTGATATCGAATTCTTTCGCGAGCAGGCTAGTAAATATGGTTTTGAAGAGAATGCTTACCTGGAGGCTCTGGCGCGAGTTCCCGTATGTGAGAAGGCCTGGGTTGACGACATGTTGGCCTATAATCAAGCCTTCGCGGACTTCATCGGCAATTTAGCCGAGAGTCATCTGATCCAGTTTGAAGAGGAAACTCGCCGGGTCGAGGCTGAGAGAGAACTTCAACGACGCGCCAACATGCTACAGGGCATAATTGACGCAATCCCAAGCCCCATCTTCGCCAAGGACGAGGACCTTCGTTACACCACATGCAATACCGCTCTGGAAAAACTCCTAGGTGCTAAACCTGCAAGTCTCCTAGGGAAGTCCGTGTTTGACATATACCCTCGAGCCCAGGCTGAAGTTTACGACCGTATGGATCGAGAGTTGCTTCAACAGGGCGGAGTTCAGGAATACGAAGGGCATATGGCTAACGCTGAGGGCTCGTTACGCAACATATTGTTCCATAAAGCTAAATGCCACGATTTTCTGAATGACGCCTGTGGGTTGGTCGGGGTAATGACCGATATAACCGAGCGCAAGTTGACTGAAGATGCTCTTAAAATGAGTGAAGAGCGATACCGTTTAATTATTGACACTGCCAACGAAGGCATTTGGTCGATGGATGCCGACTATCACACAGCTTTTGTCAACTCAGCAATGGCTAAAATGCTTGGATATTCTGTCGAAGAGATGCTGGGCAAGCGGGTGGATGATTTCTTTTTCGATGAGGACATGGTGTTTCATGCGCAGAGAATGAAGGTACGCCAATCTGGTGGGGATGAGGTCTACGAGCGACGTTTCAAACGCAAGGACGGCTCTCAACTTTGGACCCTAGTTTCAGCGAAAGCTCTTAAAGATAGTGGAGGGAGCTTCGCGGGCTCATTTGCAATGTTTACAGACATAACAGATCGCAAGCGAGCTGAAAATATAATTCAGGCTAGATTGCGCTTGATGCAACTTGCAGCATCTTGTTCTCTTGAAGAGTTGTTGATTGCTACAGTCGATGAAGCTGAAGTTCTTACAAACAGCAAGGTCGGATTTTACCACTACCTTGATGAGGATCAGAAGACGCTTCTGCTCCAGGCGTGGTCAACGCGCACGATCCGTGAGATGTGTCAGGCTGAGGGGATTGGACTTCATTACGATGTAGCAAAAGCAGGAGTCTGGGTAGATTGTATACTCAGCCGCCAAGCTGTTATTCACAACGATTACGAAGCATTGACCCATAAAAAGGGTATGCCAGAAGGGCACCCTCCCGTCATTCGTGAATTGGTAGTTCCTGTGTTCCGACAGAACCAAATTGTGGCCATCCTGGGCGTGGGAAACAAACCGATCGACTACGATAACGCGGATATCGAAGCCATTACCTTGCTCGCTGATTTAGCTTGGGATATAGCTGAACACAAAAAGGCTGAAGAATCGTTGAGGAGTAGCGAAGAGAGACTCCGCATAATCTCTGATAATACTTATGATTGGGAATACTGGAGAGCCCCGGACGGTAGCTACCTCTGGGTTTCTCCCTCATGCAAAACAGTCTCAGGATACTCACCGGAAGATTTCACGGGAGATGCTGCTACATTAATCCGAAATATTGTCCACCCCGATGATCATGACATATGGGCCGAACATGTCAAAGTTGTTGATAGCTACAATCCTGACCATCAAGAATTAGATTTTCGGATTGTAAAACCAACTGGGGAAGTCGTTTGGATCGGCCATACCTGCAAGCCTATCTTCAGTGACGATGGTTTGTTTTTAGGGCGTCGTGGTTGTAATCGCGACACAACTGAGCGGAAGCGTTCTGAAGAGGCAATTAGGGAAAGTGAAGAACGTTACCGCTTACTCTTCGACCAGTCGCCCATTGGAATCGTTAATTTCGACAATGTAGGTACCATTTTTGATCTCAATTCAAAGTTTGCAGAGATCATTGGAGCTCCAAAAGATAAATTGATCGGTCTGAATATGCCAAAAGACTTGACTGACCTAAAGCTGATTGAAGCGGTCAATACAGCCCTCGCTGGAACTCTTGGGATATTTGAAGGGAATTACACATCGGTTACAGGACGGAAAACCACCCCCGTGCGCTGTATGTTCAAGGGGATTTTTGCTCAAGACGGCAACTGCCTTGGAGGCTTGGCCATTGTTGAAGACATCACCGAACGCAAGCAAGCGGAAGAAGTTCTTCGGGAAAGAGAATTATTCCTTCTTGAAACTCAACGAATAGCTCGAGTGGGGGGATGGAAGGCAAACATTGAGACTAATTTTTTGTTTTGGACAGATGAAGTTAACCGCATCATAGAGATGCCGACAGGTTATAAACCTAGTTTGTCGGAAGGTCTTTCCTTCTATGCCCCAGAGTTCCTTCCGGAAATCAGAGAGATGCTTAAGAAGGTATTGAATGAGGGCAGTTCCGCTGAGTTGGAATGCGAGGTCATCACGGGGAGAGGTACACGGAAATGGACGCACTTACGCGCCGTTGGTCGTATAGTGGAGAAAGGTCAATCTTTGGTGTTAGGCACTTTTCAAGACATTGACGAGCGAAAAAAGGTTGAGCTTGAGTTGAATAATGCCAGGTTAAAAGCCGAGGCTGCCAGCAAGGCAAAATCTGAATTCCTTGCCAATATGAGTCACGAGATAAGGACTCCACTCAACGGCGTATTGGGCATGCTCCAATTACTCGAATCAACATCAAAGGATGCCGAACAAGATGAGTATATCGAGGCTGCAAAAAAATCCTCTACTCGTCTGACTAGACTACTCGCTGACATTTTGGATCTTTCGAAGATTGAAGCCGGAAAGATGATCTTGGAGGAGGCCGACTTTAGCTTTGTGGATCTGAAGGAATCCACGCTCGGTTTGTTCGAATTGGCTGTTAAAGAGAAAGGGCTCAAACTGGATTTCGTGATTGACGAACTGTTGCCCGCCAGACTCGTTGGCGACCAAATCAGGCTTCAACAAATACTTTTTAATCTTGTTGGGAATGCGATTAAATTCACTGAGACGGGAGACGTTCGGGTCGAAGCCTGCCACTTACCATGCTCGAATGACGACATACAACGGGTTTTATTCATTGTTAGTGATACTGGGATTGGAATTGCTCAAGGGATGATCGCGCAGGTTTTCGAGCCTTTCACCCAGGCGGAAGGTTCATATACTCGGCGCTTTCAGGGGGCGGGACTGGGACTCTCAATTGTGCGGAAACTCGTCACTCAAATGGGAGGGAGTCTGGCAATCGACAGTACAGAAGGCACAGGGACTACATTCTATCTCTCGCTTCCATTAAAGCATTCGGCTCCTTCAGATATGAATAGAACTATATCCAGGCGACTGGACAACCAAAAAGTCCATGACATGCATCGGGTACTGCTGGTTGAAGATGACGAAATTAGCCTTCATACCGTTAAGCG
- the cas6f gene encoding type I-F CRISPR-associated endoribonuclease Cas6/Csy4, giving the protein MDSYIDIRVQSMTELVDTHILNTVYSKLHLQLSALNSGGVGVSFPEVDETKYTLGRSIRVHGSKHELVTLMATNWMMRLHDYAVASPILCTPSKVNYRIVHRVQVKSNPERLQRRLMKRHGVGEDEAKQRIPNSIAQRTKLPFINVKSISTGQDFKLFVSHGPLQSVASSGTFSSYGLSQTASIPWF; this is encoded by the coding sequence ATGGACAGCTACATTGATATTCGCGTTCAATCGATGACGGAACTGGTGGATACCCACATTCTGAACACTGTATATTCCAAGCTGCACCTCCAGCTTTCCGCGTTGAATTCGGGAGGTGTTGGAGTCAGTTTCCCCGAAGTAGACGAGACAAAATACACCTTGGGCCGCAGTATTCGTGTTCATGGTAGCAAGCACGAGTTGGTGACGCTTATGGCGACGAATTGGATGATGCGGTTACATGATTATGCCGTGGCAAGCCCCATTTTGTGCACTCCAAGCAAGGTAAACTATCGAATAGTCCATCGTGTACAGGTGAAAAGCAATCCGGAGAGGCTTCAACGGAGATTGATGAAACGTCATGGGGTAGGTGAGGATGAAGCCAAACAGCGAATTCCAAACAGTATTGCGCAAAGGACAAAACTGCCTTTCATCAATGTCAAAAGCATCAGTACGGGGCAGGACTTCAAGTTGTTCGTCAGCCACGGTCCGCTTCAGTCTGTTGCGTCCTCGGGAACATTTTCATCCTACGGGTTGAGTCAGACAGCTTCCATCCCGTGGTTTTGA